AAATTTCGTGATCGATGCAACAACAAAATATTCTACCACATCAAGTGAAAAGGACATGCGGTGTAATTTGTTAGTATTCAAGCAGAATCGCTAGGCCATCAAACAGGCCACATAGGTTTATGCAAAGGGCTGTCTCCCAAGGATACTCTACACTTTGTAAGAAAACAAATGAtctagttttcaaaaaaatgcaGACTTTTCACTATAAACCGATGTTCCGTTTTTACCCTTGAGGTCATCTGTAAGACTAACATAGAACCCAAGAGCCAGCAATTCTCTCTCATTCATCTAGAATAAGCAACCAATTTGAAGTTATCGAAAGCGCTTGTTGAAGGAGCTGCAATCTATCTTtctttttatcattctttttttGGTGATTGAACCCATTCATAAATAAGCAACTAGATGCAGAGAAAAATGTAGCTTCCCCTAATGTACGCCATGTACCTCAACAATGACATTTTAAGATCAGATTGCAGGAAACCTCGATGATAAGTATAGACGTTCTCACTAGTAAGCCTAAGTCTCAAAGTTGGTTAAGAAAAACAGATTGACAAAACTGTGATGTGAAGGCTAATTAAGCAGGTGAAATGTAGGACATGGTCAACCGTGCCAATGGGCCAAGGAGACCAAAAATAAAGCTAACCCGAGTGATCAAACATCGCGAAGAGACGCCTCACTTTCTGCAATTGAACAATTTCCAAATGTCATTTttatgtgcgtgtgtgtgttctTGCTTACTAAAATACACAATTCACTACGACATACAGCAACAACAGTTTTCAACTATCTTGTAATTACGCAGACACAGCAAGAAATCACAGATCTCTGTAAATTTGTGACAGTCTCATTCGAAACAGTGCAAAATCCACACACAGACACAGAAACACACATATCCTCAATAAAGAATTAATCCGTACCTTATCAGCATTTTCTTTCGCTTTCTCGGCCTTTTCCTTCTCAGCCTTCTGCTTCGCcaatctctccctctcctttctcttcacaaattataaaaaaaaaaaaaaaaacagaacaagTTGATTCGATCACAGAAattcaataaattcaaaatatcaTTTTTGATCGGACAAAACATAATAATAACATGAACACTGATTCAAATCTGATTGAAAAATTAGTATtataaaacaaagttaaaaaaaaaaaattaaaagagaggAAAGAGAGCTTGGGGTTGCGTACCTGGATGTAGACATTCTCGGCGGCGCGCTCCTCCTCGCTGAGGATTTTGCCTGTGCCTGCGCTCAAGTAGCGAGTGGCTCCCCGAGACGACTCCATGGAGCGAGTGATCAACGCTCGAGTTAGCACCGCCAGGCTTTGACCGGATCTCATTGCCGCCACCGCTTTTTGCTTTCTAGTTTGTTCGTTTGTTTGTTTCTACTGCTAATAGTAAATTAGTAACAGAGCAACTTACACTTATATAGGGTGCAGCTCtatggtttaaaaaaaaaaaatacaaatatgtgAAGCTTGATCTTATCGGTTAAGTGATCTTATCCGTTTAAGTGAGATGGATCCATTATCAATGTTGAACAAATTATTAAAAGAAAAGGAGCAGCAGCCAATATCTGCAATTGTCATGAATTGAACAATCTTTTCTGTAAAATCGAATCcaaaatttcttatttataagtaaaaataaatgaataaatattGGTTGCTTAATAAAATGCTGGAGCTGCTACTCTCaatcatggtctaaaatattcataatatcccgatattttcatcaaagttttcgtgtttttggactaccgatatttatgatatcatcgatattttagaccttactaagtcactcatgtatcttaccatgcaatgtataaagtgtaaaatattgtactaattcattatatataaataaacatcctgcaaagtttcaataaaaaatttcaagttttcttacaatttccgtggtttttattcaatttttatcgatatcgataatatcccgatatttccatcaaaatttctgtgtttttggactgacgatattttcgatatcatcgatattttatagcTTGCTCTCACCTAATAACAATTtgataaattgaaaaattaaagctTGGAAAAGCAACTTAAATATTTGTCAAGTTGTTATGGGATGAGAACAGGAActcctgtatttttttttttaaacagccAAGCTTTGTGGAAAGAAAAATGCCATCAAACTATAGTATGGAAGGAGATAAACAATTGACCTCAAATACAATCAAACCCTCCATAAATTAAATAGTGTTTAGAATAAAAATCTATTAATTTAGTGcatattaaataggaagttttaacgaaacatttctggtactgttcgtttttaaccaaaaatcatatttttactttttctagtactattcatttatacctttatttgtctttttttattaaaacaaaaatttttgAAGACgttagttttcattattaaatAATCAATTTATTAATGGCTTTTTCTTTATGTCAATAATTGATAgcttattaatttattattctaTCTATAATATATAAAGCTAATGAACAGTGCATGAATAGTGCATGTCACGCATGAGGACAAAATTTTGGGGTCACTCACCCTattcaacaaaaatattagGATAAAATTGCCtctcaaccaaaaaaatccaaaagcaaCCCAAtaaaaagagaatggaaaatatGAATAGTGATTTTGTGTCACCATGCTTCAACAaaaattttttaacaaaaatgcccccaaaacaaaaaacttcaaaagcattccaaaataatacatcaaatAAGGTATGagcattttcgtcattttaatagtatttctttaataatttactttttggtgttttttttaattagtacctcacaataaggtagcaataatgtaattcaatttctttatttttaaacaccttcaaaacatcttaagaagcGTGTAATGCTGATTTCAAAAAAGGTTTTTCGCACGCAAAtaacaatgtgattaaataagttatcaaataattgttttttttttaacaaacgatattatctacactaaaggggaggagggtgggcttagtctcacaattggctaataaaataggTTTTTCGCACGCATAtaacaatgtgattaaataagttatcaaataattttttttaacaaacaatattatctacactaaggggatgagggtgagcttagtctcacaataggctagcaataatatgattcaatcagttatttattaaatattattttctctatttttaaacacatttaaaacatcttaagaggcgtgtaatgccggttataaaaaaaaagtttttttgcacacggataataatgtaattaaattaattgtcaaatgattttttttaacaaacgatattatctacactaagggtaATGGAGTGTGCCTAGCCtcacaataatatgattcaatcaattgtttattaaatattattttttctattcttaatgtaaattctatagagacatattttattatgtgaattcagctgttttaattggtttatgagggatttcttctagcatgatctaaaattattcatttacttcaaatatttgacttttctttggtcaatttacgcatataaatacatttaaaacatatAAGTTGCTAGTAGAAtgtcgtgattcaaaaaatgtcttctgCACGCGCGTGAGCGCGTGTATGAAGGCTAGTGTATTCTTTATTGTCTTTAGATATTGTACAttgtattcaattttttgttttgtgaaccaataattttatatatttgtttaaatgtgaAAAATTTATGAACTTGTTTATTTTGGGATGTGCtattcacacttttttttttttaacttttcacacatcttttgttaatttctatcatttgattttttttaattcaatcgATCTGACGACCGCAAATTAAGAGGATGTTTATGAAGTAAAAAGAAGTATATGGATAACACCCCACTTATTTTTTGCTAAAACTAAATTGTACATTGTTCAATGTGGTATATTATTCTATTTTGGCTAAATAGcaaaaatggtccctgaaatttgcataactcatcactttggtccctgagattccaaatcaataaaagtggtccctgagattgtccatcatccatcatttttgtcatttttttaaaaactccgttaagtgtccccgagctcttggccggaagtttaggcaattttcaaaaccttgtaactcaatcgtttgtTAACAAAATTCGACccgtaatatatcaaaatgaagataggaaagtgttgaataagattatacctatttggaatcTCAATGGTTGTCGGAGATGGCTGGAAAATAGTCTCAAAGTTAACTGCTCCGagggaaaacttgaaaactcgccggaaactgggtaaactttaaacgttcataacttcttcaatactcaatgaaatcaagtgattcaaaaacgaaaatcatacttctcgacgagacaaagagaatggtaccttttttttttatggttaactcgccgtggtttggccggaaaacggctcaaaagtggctaactcgagaccaagatagCAACTTTCGAACCGTTTTTCAGCCAAACTACGGCAAGTTAGCCATCGAAAAAGGTATCATTCTTTTCGTCTTGTcgaaaagtatgattttcgttaaGTGttaaagaagttatgaatgtttaaagtttacccagtttccaacgagttttccagttttcgctcggaccagtcaactttgaggctattttctggccatctctggcaaccattgggcttgcaaatatgtataatcttattctacactttcttatcttcattttgatatattatgggtcgaatttggttaacaaatgattgagttacgaagctttgaaaattgcccaaactttcgaccaagagctccgggacacttaatggagtttaatggaatgaccaaaatgatggatggtggacaatctcagagaccatttttattgatttggaatctcagggaccaaagtgatgagttatacaaatctcatGAATCATTTTAGCTATTTAGCCTTCTATTTTATAAACATTTAACCAAGCCTAAGCTCTATTTAAATAAACAAAGACTATAGTAACatgaaattattaatttatatactACGCGATACTTATATGACTatccaaaattattatttaaccaAGATTATTAATTTGTCGAAGTTCTACTGTAGTTGGTTTATGGATGTTAGGTTATCAAACTTGGAGTAGAATTATCTCCTCTCTTTTTTCCCTCCCTTTCCTCTcttcctatttgaacggtcacggttaaaccacgtcaacatcttatattatttttttatagaaagaaaaagacaaaatagagaatgtgagaagaatggatggaaagaagagaagaaagaattttAGTCCATCAAACTTAACATTAACGTGAATGGAAACTAAATGTAGGTGGCATGTATTGTCAAAATGTTTTATGTAGTTAATGTAATTCTTTTAGTTTGGACGATATATGCATAAAGGGTgtcaattttaatattttaaaattactaGGCGGTTGGtggtttttttaatattaattaagtACATGTGTAAATATTAGAGCATTTTACATTggttttataacattttatggtTGTGGGTCTGCTGTCCCGGATTCCATGTCTTCTTGGTGTCTCTTTGTTTAGTTTGATGACATGTGTTTTACAATTTAACCCCACAAAACGCTGttactttttataaaataaattataaaaaaatcaaagaaataagaaaacTGCCGAGACCCACCCAAAACTCCCGAAACCCAGAATTTTTGCAGTTAAATTTTTCACTGGTGAGATGCATCACTCTCTACTGAGAATTGTTCTGTTGGACGGTGATTTAGAAGACACCGTACCGTTTCTCTCCCAGGTGCATCTCTCACTTTTGAAAATTGCGTAACATTGCTATCATGATTTGATCAGATCTGGAAAAAAAGCAAACTAAAAAATAAGAGCACCGGCCGTTTAGCTCCCAATTGCAGAAACACGTGGGCTCCGGCCACCGATCTCGCCGGTCTCTTTATTCACCAACACATCGtcgtcatcttcttcttcagctTGATTTTCGAATTTTTCTACTTTGCTCTTTGCTGGGTTTGCGATGGCAAGGTGGATGAGCACAGAAGCCGAATGGCTCTCTCCATGCctgggtttttagtttttgtttatttattaattagttttattcatactTAACAGTGTTAGATGTTGGCGTCAAGTAAGAGACACgtgtcaaaaaattaaaaaaaacaaaaacacaaatgaGACAGAGAGTCCGGGATAGCAGACCTGGAGCCACATTTTATAAATCAATACCATTGTTCGGCCTTGTCTTCACATTTTGAAAAAGTTATGCCGTGGTTTTGTTTTTCCTGTGTACCATACAGCTCGAGGTTTTTGTTGTATGATTACGCAAGTATATTCGAAgggaaaaggatccggcgaCCTAGGATCCAGCAATCATGTCCGTTTCTCGTATATTGTATGGtaagaaatcatttaaaattcaaatataaatagtacctaacgaaaattgagtgcacgatgtacgataaatgaACAAGATTGTAGGATCCCTAAGAAAAATGACCCTGCAATGATCCTTCCTAAGAAAAATGACCCTGCGATGATCCTTTTCCTATTCGAAGTATGTTAGACTGCCTCACTTGAAAGTTTGAAACCAATGACAGGCTATATGCATCAATTAGGCAAAAATATTTACTCGAAGTATTTACAAGATTGTTCATAACTAGCTTAGTTACGATTCttgaataaataataaataaagtaattaaatttatatatataaaattttgaaattactGTCAAAGAGATGTTTTCAAGTGGCActctaggaaaaaaaaaaaccaacgaaCGATTTAACCTTGTTGATTTTAGTGAATAAACCTCATTTTTGTTGAGAGTGACCTTGCAAGTCGGTTGAGTTGGAAtgataaatttttaatgaacttctagaaagagaataaaaaatataaacaataaaaactaatttttttcttccgaTAAAAAAAAGGCAATAATTCACCTTGATATCATGAGTTAGATTACGAATTAGCGACCGGTTTCGTGACAAGGCAAATAATAGAGCCACTTACCTaagagcatttttttttctttttttctttaaaagggGAATAACTGGTGAAAGGGGAATAACTGATAGCAAGTCATGATTATACATTCCGGCTGAGAAGACTTACAAAGGTATTTTAGTCTCTCTCTAGCCACAAGTCTGACTTTCACATCAACATCGGATTAAACGACTAGGCAAATGcctaagaaaattaaatttgatgAGTCGCATAAGCAAACTTGGCTCTAAGGGACTAGGCAACTGCCTTATGGAAAGTTTAGGTAAATCGGACTCCACcatcttttttattaaataaagaaCACGAAACATGCATATTTTCTAGGCATTTTCTCAAGAGTGGTGCTATCCACTTATTTTTGttaatatttatattatctCTCCCACATCTCtataaatttttgttatttgatcatctttaattcatttaatctgAGATTGAGAAAAATTTATGGAAGgcaaaaatgggtgtgtggatagcaccccCCTTCCCTAATCAGTTGCCTTATCCTAGTCACACTAGTACTTCATAAGGCAAATATTGAAGACAAACTGCTACTTAACCCATCAAAGTGCACATTTGCCTCAATATTTTCGGTGGACCTGATGAGCAAATTTGTCGTATCATCTAGTTATATCTTGTTATGTCTACAACattaatcaaaattttggcTAATACATATATATCAACTGGAAATACATCTCTTCTCATTACTTTCAACACATTAAAGacaagaagaaggcaagaagAAGGCAAACTATAACAAGTTAACTAAATATTTGGTAAACAAGATAAAATAGGACAACGCAATCATATTGGCAGAGTTTTATACATGATACTTGCAATCATCAAATCTTATCATTTGAAGCAAATGGAAAGAGCCTGTGCTAGGTGTGCATCACCTTCCCGACAACAACGTCCATGTTAGCTTCGTGTTAGAGCACGTCATATTCGGATTATTCTGAGGATCTCCTATAGGTGTCTCTTGTGGAAACAAAAAAGGCTTTGGAGGCATTTGCAGGCATTCAGCATCTCCTTCAGCTTCAAGCATCTCTATGACTTTGTTCATTGAAGGACGATCACCTGGTTTCATTTGTATACACCATAAGGCCGTTATAACCATCTTTTTTACCATCTTCTTTTCCTCTTCAGTGGCATCGCTCATCTCCAAATCTTTTCCTTCATTATATCGATCGTACACCGATGTTGGCAAGTAAAGTTGGCTCGAATGCTCTGCCAATgcgtccaaattcttccttcTGCTTGCCATTTCCATTAGCAACATTCCAAAACTATAGACATCAGCCTTGTACGAGACACCTCCAATATTTTTGTAGAATAACTCAGGAGCCATATATCCCATTGTTCCtgttcgtcgcaggaatctcctggcagacgagcacacagctcccctgggagaatggcgtcggttgagggtatctgtcgtacttctgctttcttcttggGCTCGCTCGGGCAAACctttgtcgggcagatcttggtcgggcaagacacacttcgggcaaggctcgtcgggcagttctgaaagagaaagacagagttaatttgaaagggtgccttcgtggggccttagatgtaggccttaaggctcacaatcaagattaactttgtaatgctcaggcgtgccactgccatcttcagtatggcagatgttgaatgggtgtttaagctttgattgaatatgtatacgcccgagaaaccaagttagatataacaggtgcctttgtgaggccttaggtataggccttgaggcttcctgtcaaactaaaccagcgcttggatgtatcatatttggccttttatggttgccagagttttatcactattatacctttgattatctgaatccaagaggtaggacgaacccaaatgagtgcctttgtagggccttaggtataggccttgaggcttcccatcagagttaatccctatactcggaccaactagaccgcaacatgaaatgaagctaaatagatgccttcgtggggccttaggtgtaagccttgaggctttctatcagaattcactccctgcttaagccttttctatgaatcaaaatataatagcaacaaaacggagaaatagatcgattacttgcgccccaagtaacttcggacttctcgcttatcaaggattgtcgtggatgggttgagtccacatagagttcttttttatgccttgaggccaaggacttttaaactgatctttaaattacatgcccgcCGGGCTTgagacttagatctgatttgaactctgacgcgattcagatcggatccaagtgctgaagactcattttcactatgactttgctagaaataacttgtatataactgggaatatataacatgttattgtgctttttaagaaaaagaaaagataaagacagagcaaagatagtcgggtaagcttgaaccttatcggccaaggctgaacttcttacaaaatctatctatgtagctctgtcagaggtctgaaagcttttagaggggttgacggggaagaagatgatacaaaatgaatcgataccaccatgaacgaggtagcagagctattacaggggtttgggaaggtttatcccgaatgggatgaaggcttgtgctgactacagcttcgttgaaggcaaatctggcttgagcagagttttggcttttgtttgtttgtttgagtgtccttaattctgtcttctcttcctccttttatagacggcttcagcttgggttcctgtagcaatggcggttgcccgaatgcggtttggtgatgactcactatcttttttacatgaatgccatcaataaagtactttattgggctgtGCAGTGACTGAATAAcctaccccctgtggtctttgagcaggtaagcaggtggcctttgtaatttgtgcccagccgaaagcctctttcctgcctcctaagttttcccctgggccttgggtttgggccgacttcctctctggcccaaagttcagattttattCCAAACAGTTCCTCTTGCAGCCGTATGCTATTATCTGTTGGATATAATTTTGCGAGGCCAAAATCAGAAATCTTTGGGTTGAAATTCTCATCAAGAAGAATATTGTGAGGCTTAATATCGAAATGCAGAATTTGCATGTCACAACCTCGATGGAGATATTCAATCCCTCGAGCTACTCCAAGAGAAATCTGATACATTTTCTCGTAGCTTAAATACGTAGTTCCTTCTTTCAAATAAACCTATTTATCAAGAGACCGTTAGGCATGAAGTCATAGACTAGACAACGGTTTGTTCCCTGGACACAATAACCAACAAGTTGCACCACGTTAACATGGTGAATCCTCCCAATGGTAGCTACCTCGTTGACAAAATCTTGTCCATTAGCTTTAGACTTGCCCAACATCTTAATAGCTCCAAAACGACCACTGCGCAAATTTCCTTTAAATACACAGCCATAGCCGCCTTCACCCTGTTTATTCTTGAATCTATTAGTCATCTTCTTAATGTCCGAGTAAGAATATCTTATTGGGATAATACAGGTATCGCCTTGTAGAAAGTCTTCTATAGCGCTATACATTGACAAATTCCTTCTCCTTTTCCAGATCCAAATCCAAACAACACATGAGGCCCCAAACATCAACTTTCCCACTGCTAATGCTCCTGCTTGggaattttaaaacaaaatcatAAGAAAACATAAATCATATTACATACCAAACTCACGATGTTTTGCATCGATGAAGAAGACAAATAGCTTACCAATGCTGATGATCGCTAGTGCCCGATATCCTGCAAGAAATATAATCAAAGCTAAGAAAATCAAAAGACATGCTTCCAAATCTTACTCCCCCACTTCTTCCGTTATCATTTTCATAATTAACACATGTTCAGAAAGTtcatcatatgatgatactatATATTCTTTTCAgcaaaattagagttaaaaaaaatagtgaatGCGTATATAACTCTAATTAATTCACAAACCTGTGAAGCCGGACGGATCTATTGGAGAGCCAAGAGAATACTGAAGCTCAAAGCCATACACCAGAGCATTGTGTATGTAACAGTAAGAAGTTGCGTTTCGGTGTTTTTCAGTCCAGGAAGCCATGGCCGTCCACCCTATGCTGCACCCCTCCTCCAAATCTGACGCAATCATTGGGCCCACCGCGACATAACTATAGGGTTTTAGTTGGGACAAAGTAGTACTACCACTCCTGGAAATATTTATGCACGGAGCTGTCTCCACGTACAGCGAGGAGTTCACTGGACTAGCACAATTCAAGAAAGTTATAGCTCTTGAAATCCATACTATACGATAATGAATATCATAACTGTATACACTATACGGAGATCCAAAAATTATTGAATCGGATGATAAAGAATAGAGAGGAACGGAGGAGCAATTATTGTGATCAAAACCAGGATCTACAACTCGTATTGTGTTGTTATTGTAGTTGATTGACTTTACGTAGTATCTTCCCGAGTTAAAGCGTAACACTGTCAGGTTGTCCTCGCAAAACAGATTATACATTGATTCACCGCAATTCTTCGGGTCATCTTGGAGTCGAAAAGGGTAACTTATGTTCTGAATATTGCCACAGGAAGAAGGCGGACAAGATGGTGAAGTTTCACCCAATAAGGCAATTGCAAAAAACGCCACAACTACAAAGCGCGCAGACAAGGCCTTTCCAATTTCCATGAAGAGAAAGCAAGCTAtgggctctctctctctctctgagctGAAGGCCTTCCACGTTGGTTTTTATTAGCTCAtgggactctctctctctctctctctcaagctgAAGGCCTTCCACGTTGGTTTTTATTAGCTCAtgggactctctctctctctctctctctctgatctgAAGGCCTTCCACGTTGGTTTTTATTAGCTCATGGGACTCATATATTGTAGAATTTTTCAAGTTGACGGGCCGACCACTCCAACAATATTGATGCTATCATCACTTTACCATTTGCCTAATCTGTCAagtgtgaggttttatcacaaaagatctcggttttaattaaaatgggataattctatttaaatggctctttctccttccctctgtccgatgtgggacaaatggGTTTCAACACTCACCCGCACGCGAGACCTCATTTTATGGGTCACACATAGAGATCCACACATCGACAACCAAGTGAAG
This region of Malus domestica chromosome 07, GDT2T_hap1 genomic DNA includes:
- the LOC103446984 gene encoding uncharacterized protein At2g27730, mitochondrial-like isoform X2; translated protein: MRSGQSLAVLTRALITRSMESSRGATRYLSAGTGKILSEEERAAENVYIQRKERERLAKQKAEKEKAEKAKENADKKADGTH
- the LOC139197653 gene encoding rust resistance kinase Lr10-like, which translates into the protein MGYMAPELFYKNIGGVSYKADVYSFGMLLMEMASRRKNLDALAEHSSQLYLPTSVYDRYNEGKDLEMSDATEEEKKMVKKMVITALWCIQMKPGDRPSMNKVIEMLEAEGDAECLQMPPKPFLFPQETPIGDPQNNPNMTCSNTKLTWTLLSGR
- the LOC103446984 gene encoding uncharacterized protein At2g27730, mitochondrial-like isoform X1, with protein sequence MRSGQSLAVLTRALITRSMESSRGATRYLSAGTGKILSEEERAAENVYIQRKERERLAKQKAEKEKAEKAKENADKKVRRLFAMFDHSEG
- the LOC114825975 gene encoding putative RING-H2 finger protein ATL21A, translated to MEIGKALSARFVVVAFFAIALLGETSPSCPPSSCGNIQNISYPFRLQDDPKNCGESMYNLFCEDNLTVLRFNSGRYYVKSINYNNNTIRVVDPGFDHNNCSSVPLYSLSSDSIIFGSPYSVYSYDIHYRIVWISRAITFLNCASPVNSSLYVETAPCINISRSGSTTLSQLKPYSYVAVGPMIASDLEEGCSIGWTAMASWTEKHRNATSYCYIHNALVYGFELQYSLGSPIDPSGFTGL